The region AGGTTCTGTTCTTCTTTTCtctgtttattatttttgttgatCGTGATTTTTTCTTAGGTGTGCCTTTCCTCCTTTTCTCTGCTGTTTTTCCTTCTCTATGTTTTATATTGAAGGATCTTGTTAATTTGTTGCAAAGGTGTCAAGCAAAATGCTTCTGCATGAATAGATTTTGGTCTTAAGTTTTCTAGATCTTCTTCCCTAATATGTTTAATCGTGTCCCTAATTTTAAACAATCTAATTAGCTTGCTAAAAAATTACAGCCTTGTTCGTCACCTCTTCTCGCGATTCATCGAAGGTAGATTTCTACTCACATTCTTGATTGGAAGCTCTAGGGTTTTCTGTTTTCTACTTTcttgatctttttttttctttgattgagTTTTTATTTCAGTTATTTTCTAATTTCAGTTTTGATTGTTAGGGGTTTCTGCATATttgttagtattttattttttattttgttcaattgcTGAGGTTCGACAAATGAAGTAGGATTGAACACAAGAGTAGGAACTTCATCTATCTACTGTTGTTTAAAGTTGTGCGTTTTTTTCAATTGAAGTAATGAAAGTGACGTTGAATTCAATTATTCTGGCTGCAGGACTACAAGGAGGAACCAGATTATGGTCGCTATGTTGCTATTGTAGCATCGGCATCTTTGAGGGAGATGATAAAGCCCGATGCATTGGCTATCATATCACCAATAGTAGTTGGTTCGTAACTGCTCTTTGCTGATTAGTATTTACTTTTGCAAATCATGGATTGGTTTGCTTATTTCTCGTTTTAAACGATCATTTTTTTCTCATATATTGTACATATATTGTACTAATTCCTGCAAACTGTATATTGATATACATTGTTGTATGGCAAAACAGGTTTGTAGATGATGATAAGTGCTTTTAGAACATGAAGCAGACATTTTGTCTATAGTGGAGATATATTTCACATTTTGGCTTTGTCTATAGTGGTAAACATGTAGCAAATACTTTCTTTTCGGGTAGCAGCAAATTTATGCTTAATGCTTACCTGCTGTGGCAATTTCAACTCTCCTGTTTTAACCTCAAGAGTTACCTTTATTCAGGGAGTGCTATGGTTGTTACGCCTATGAGtaatacaaaatatgtcattaaGAAATATTTTAAGTGCTAGAATGAATTCCACCTATTATTATATATACTAGATGGATGTTTCTGACATCTGAAATTGCTTATTGTAAATCAATGACTCTTTTTAAGTTTAGAATTTGATGTATGAGGACTATCTTTTCGTATCTATGTTTCTTTTGTTGTTTAAGTTGCAATATAGATCTTTCTCTCTGAGACAGATACATACTCAAGGAGAGGTGTATGCACACATGCatgtaattacatattattctTGTTTACCACACTGTGTCTGTTCTTTACTTCCATAACCATGCTAATATATGTCTGCAGAGCATGATAGCTAGGAAAATCTTGGAACTTCAGCTCAGGAGGATTGGGGTTTTTGCAGCTGAAGAAACCATTAGCTCACATCCAAAGCTTGATAGAAGCtttagaatatgtgaatattgcCATTTCGTATTCTAATAATTTGCTTTCAgttgatatatataaatttgttcAACTGCTTTCAATTGATATTAATTCTTAATGTATTGGTACTCAGTATATTGCACATATCTATTCAGTATaggtggtgtactactaattatgcatttggataatattattaatttctagcaTTCATTGTGATTTcgaagctaatttataattattcaatccttgttttttttgtttttttaacacaattacaaataatttatttgatattagttgttttcaatttataacgatcaatattgtagcttaataattgagtattattataaataaatcattgcaatatatgtaaaaataatttaaaatataaaaatttattaatatatattaatatatgtaaaaaacaactttttcgaaaaataatttcaggaaatctgtcaaacagcaaaaaatattttacacagattcaatcaaacaccagaaaatattttccagtaaatcattttacagaaaagtaaaacactttccagaaatcattttacggaaaatattttactgccaatcaaacagaccctcaGTTTAAAATGTTAACTTGGATGTCCAGTTGCTGagatgaaaataagtttttaattaaataaatttaatttagacaGCCACATAAgacatccaagttgacatttaaaacccatttggactgccaagTAGGACTGTCGTTAGGAAGGTAATGAAGCTTAACAGTAGAGTGGCCAattcgtaacaaaatgataacataaatgactaaaatataacatttcaaacataagtgactaaaatataatctgaagcaaacaaaagtgattgtttttgtagtttaccctaaaatgaATTGGTCATAATAACTCTTGTCCTATTTGCAGCTGCGAAATAGAGGATATTCTTCAAGTGCTTCGAAATTGATCGATAGCGAAGGAAATTTAGTTGTATGTTATACCTATCAATAGGCATCGCTGTTTTTTCTCCGGGTTTCTGCAAGATTAGTTGACTTCTAATCTTAGTTGTCATGCGCGGCTGCCTAGACAAAGGGTAATTTGATTGTCTTTTCAGCTTAATGGCATATATGGAAAATCAGGAACTTGTTCATCTTTCAAGACATTACTTGGACGGCACTTGAGATTGTCAAGGTTTCCTTTGTTGGGCGTAGCAGTTTGATTTAAGTCATAAAGGTTATCAACTGGATCTTGGAGTTTAATCATTTCTTGAGGCAATGCTCAGTTTTCAAGGCTGAGTTGTGGGAAATTTTAGATGGTTTACTCGTGCTACTTAGTGAAGGATTTAAAAGGATAACGATTCAGACAGACTCTAGTATTACTATGCCTACGAGATTTCGGAGAATTATGAGAACTGAAGAGCAGTGGTGCGTCAAGTATGTCCTTAGAGAATTCAACCAAGTTGTTGATTGTCTGGCCAAGCTGAGCTTTGTGGGAAAGACAAGTCTTCAAGTTTATGATGACGCCCCAAATGAAGTTTTAGAGCTTATTCAACAAAATAAGGCTAATGATGCTTTTGTTcgatttaatttgatgtaattatattttcttgtttttcatcaaaaagaaaatgaatttacATGATACTACAAAGAAAATGTAAGAGAAATTGAGTGTAGGCAAAACTCCCCTCCCCAATTCCTCTGTCGTGAATTTACCCACTTTCCTACAATGCAATGCACCATTTGCAAAGCCCCTATATTTAATTTTAGGCCAAGTACCTGAACATGTTTTGATTCTCCTTGTCTCTCTCCAGGTAGTCTCGTGTTATGAGATCCTCCATTCGCTTCTTGATAGCTTTAATATCAGGCTGCATTCAACCATATCATAGGTAAAATTACTACTGGCAATTTAAAAACATCTAATCAACTATTACTTTCCAATTCCATGCATGTGCTTTCTCACACTACAAAAGTTGATGTTCTTGTACGACTCGATAAACCCGCTTTGCCAaatcctttttcatttaaaacatgcATCATTCTCAAAAGCAAAACTTCCTTTGGATAAGAGTTCATTTTTCTCATCATTCTACCCAAAACTCCTACGATATCATTTTGTCTTCCAACTTTTCATTCTTTAGATGAATATTCTTATATAATGCATATGTCTCTGAGTGTTTCTATATCAGTTAGGCAAGCAGAAGTCCCCATCTATACACCTCTAATGTTTCTCTCATAACTGGACATAAAGGTTTGCTTATATTAATACCTTGAACATGCGACTCAACTGCTCAACACATTCTGAAACTAATTGTTGGTGGCCCAAAACCTTCCTGCTTTTCATAATACGCACAAGAGCAGCATCAATAGCATAACGCCGATCTTTATCGACATCTTCAACAACTTTCTTTCGTTCATCAACAGGAGGGAGAGGAACCTTCGAAGGAGAATTTACAAAGTTCAAATCTTCTCGtacaattatatactaaataatgATACAAGGACTCCTTTGTCTCACAGAAAATGTCCTCCAGAAAACAATTTCGGCAATTTCCAATGTTTGTTTTGCACAAAATTAGTTGTTCACGAAAAACGAACTTTGGGTCTAcagaaaattaaccattttaccaAGCGTGGAAAATTAACCGCTGTTTTAATAACAATGCAAATTTTCCCAGAAAAATATCAAACcgtacaaaaatatttttctaaaataattcaaacaaggttaaaatatgctacaagtccctgtacttttcaaaaattaagaatttagtccatgtacttttatttcatggaatttagtccctttacttttcaaatttcaaaattcaggtccatTTGTTAACATGTtaagattttttattaaatttgtttctatgacattttttaaataaaaaaatactcacttggtagccatgtaattaaaaaaattactttgtaattaacatgaatttaacaaaaaaattaacaatgttaatagctagacctgaattttgaaatctgagaAGTAGATAGACTAAATTCCATGAAATAAAAGTGCAGGGACTAAATTCCTATTTTtctaaaagtacaaggacttgtGGCACATTTTAACCTTCAAACAATAAATATCAGTTCTTTTATGAAAATAGGTCCatcttttaaaagataattttccaGATGGCAATAAGAAGGGAACCCTGAAAGAGAGTGGCAAAATTTCCCAAACCTTAATCCTCCTCAGCTTGTCAGTAAACTTGGAATTGAACTCAAAGTAGTCACCGTGGGAGATGGTTTTTGTATTTGGTTCTTTACTTAGAATCTTGTACTTGGCACACGACAACGAATGTAATAATCAGAGTAAATCGTCATGGGTCAAGTTTAAGTGAGCCATAATTTCTGAATAGCTCAGCCGATCAGAAGCATTAAAAAGCAGAAGGACAGCAGCCTGTTTACATAGGCAACTGGAAATCAGATTCTACAATCAACACTAAACCATGAATCTAAcccaaattacaatttttttaatttaaaagtgcGCAGTTTATGGAGTCTGTTTACCTGATATGTCGAAACAATCAGTTCAATTATCTTCTGCTCAAACTTGCCATTAATGTGGCAAGTTCCCAAAGAGTAAATCCAGGTAAGCTTTctgtgttttgtttttgtttcataaAATCCTTTGAAAACCTCCACACACTTAACCTGAAACAATGAAATTcctaaatatgaataaaattttctgAACATATCGTGCAGTATGAAATTTAATGCTGTCATCATGTAGTAACATGTTCCAAGTCATTACCATCTCAGCAGGAAGATTAAGATCAAATGATTTATAACTTGGCCAGAATCCTGTGGTAAGAACAGTAACTGTTAAATCAATCCCAGGATGAGCAGCTGAGTTACTCCTAAGGTAGTCCTCATAGTTGGCCTGGTTTTCCCTTGCCAATGTCAGATCTGTAACCTGTTAGAAAGGTAGAAGACTAGTTTGATCATAATTAAAACCATAGTCGATGCAGACAGATAAACTAGGCAAAAAACAGGCCGACTCACCATGCCCTCCATCTTTGAGGTGAACTGTCCACCACATTGCTGCTTTAGCTTAGTCAGAATACTCCTTTTATGATCGTCATTAGCACTGCGGTCAAAAAGAAGTCGCCTAGCAAGCTTCTTCCTGTCAATGATTGCACACCAGAAACTTAGGATCAAAATATGCTATGTAAGTACATTCCATTaagattcttttttaaaaaacaagCATATATGAAACTAGTTGAACAAAGAAACTAAATAATAGCCTCACCTGTAGAATTCCGCAAAGAGGTCTTTATCACTAATATAGGCCAGCAGCTTAACTACCTGCAGAAACCAAACAGATAGTTCAGAATCAATTGCAGACCACCATTAATTTAGCATCAAAATATCAATAAGCCACCTTCTCAAGTGTTTCTTCAATGACTTCATCACTTAATTTCTCGCTTCCACCCTTCTTGAGGATATTATCACAGAAAGTTGCCAGAAGCTCTGCACTTGAGTTGCCAGTAACAGTTTTGTTGCAAAATACCTCAAAAGCTTCTTTCAAGGCCTATTAACATTTCCAGAATGCATGTTTTAgatgaaataattgaaaacaaTCCATATTACAAATTTAGGTACTGCGACACAAACCTTATGAAAGAGAGTATGGTTTTGGAAACAATCAGTCACATATGCCATATACTTATCATGCAGCTCAATTGTTCTCCTGATAAGTACCTGATGATAACAACAGCACAAAGTAATAAGATTTATAGTGATTTCAAGAGAATCCATAGCTGTGAAAGTTGGGATATTTACCTGTTCCTGCACACCTGGAGCACTTGAGGCCTGTAAAGACAAGTGACTATCAGCATTTAGAGACACAGGTGAATATTAGAAACAACAAGATGtagattatcaaatattttttcatCAATGGCGGGAAATTCTTAGTCTATAGTAATTGGAATTAactcttttcccttttctcctAAAGAGAAATAACAAGGGGAATTTTGTCATGGGTAAGTGAAAGGCATATCAAATTTAACGGTTAAGATAACCGCAAAACGACAATAACAGACAATAACAAAATGCCATATCAGACCGATATGCTTAAACACAAAATTCTGTTAGTTTAAAAGAAAGCTATTTCATCTCCTCACAAGGACACAATTACTATCCAGCAAAATTCTTCTGAACTATCTTTAGACAAAAGACAAAATAATAACCATATCCAGCAATAATCTTGCTATACAAGAaggataataataaaattgaccTGGTTACTAGTAGCATCTTCCGCCTGTTGAACCAAGGCAGTACCCTCAGCAGTAATATGCTGCAAAAACAAAGTACCTGTGTGACTGCTTtaagtgtttttttaatttttttaatggtttttctcttctttcttttttcgttTAGGATTTAATTCAGTTGATCACTGAACAAGAAGAGAAGTAATATGAGAAAGATGACCATTTAGCTCGCAGAACAGAGTAAAGAGAGAATTCAGACCGGCTTGAATATGTTAGCCACAGGATCCAAGCCTCGAGGTATTTTACAATAAAGTCTGTACATCCTAGAAAGATCCTCCACCTACAGAGTGTAAACAACGCCAAATAAGTATCTAATGTATGCATTTGCCAAAGCAAACAGCCATAATAGTTAGTAGTGCTGGCAAAGGAAAAAGGTTGAAAAGTACCTTGTCATCTCTAAGCAATGGCCTACATCCTGAATGCTCCTTTTCTAGTAGACGATTTGCATATGCAACCAACAACTCATTTTGGCACTTTCTGTATAAGAACAAACAGTTATAAATATAATGCCCCATGGATTATAGAGCTGTCTTCATAGGAACTCTGTTAATTCTTAtcacattatttaatgtgattGGATATGTCAGAAACATGCAACCAATAATttgaagaaaacaa is a window of Gossypium hirsutum isolate 1008001.06 chromosome D08, Gossypium_hirsutum_v2.1, whole genome shotgun sequence DNA encoding:
- the LOC121220273 gene encoding uncharacterized protein; its protein translation is MSYRFFSIRHFPKNTTSTSHFLLISFPPHFLSVHQRQPLLLIGVLLLLGLSTALFVTSSRDSSKDYKEEPDYGRYVAIVASASLREMIKPDALAIISPIVVEHDS